The sequence ATTTGTACCTTCTTTGTACAGTTCAATGTCTTTTTCCTTGATCTGATTGCTGATGGTCGCCTTTTTAACAAAGCCCGCACCCAGGTTATCTTCAAAAGAATTGGGTTCTAAAGAGTAAACCACCTTGGAATGTGCGAATACAGGCTCCTTCTTATAGGCAGTCTTCAGGTACAGAGGGATCAGTGATGTCATCCAACCGCTACAGTGGATGATGTCAGGAGGCCAACCGAACTTTTTCACCGTTTCCAATGCTCCTTTACAGAAAAATACAGCACGCGCAGCGTTGTCATCATAGAACTGATCATTCTCGTCCGTAAATAACGCTTTTCGCTTAAAGTAATCCTCATTGTCAAGGAAATACACCTGCAAACGGGCATTTGGCAACGAAGCCACCTTGATAATCAGTGGATAATCATCTCCTTCAATCACGATGTTAATGCCAGACAATCGTACCACCTCATGCAGTCGGTGCCTTCTCTCGTTGATAATGCCAAAACGGGGCATGATCACCCGCACTTCCAGCCCTGACTCGTTGGACTTAATTGCCATCTTATTGACCATAGCCGCATAATCTGTGAGTTCCAGATAAGGCGACATCTCCTGAGCAATAAAAAGAATTCGTTTCTTTGTGGACATCTAATGCTGATATTAATGCAGTAAATTTAAATTTGGTTTGCAAAATTACGGATTTTTACCGGAAGAAAAGACAATTTGGCACTTTTAACATCCTTTTAAGCAATAAATTATGTATTTATTCAAACGGAAAGACGAACTGGAAAGGCATTTAACGACAGCCCGGCATGCAGGAAAACACATTGGTTTTGTGCCAACTATGGGCGCTTTGCACCGGGGACACATCTCCCTGATCAATGCTGCAAAAGAAAATTCTGACCTGGTGGTTTGTAGCATCTTTGTAAATCCCACACAGTTCAATGATCCAAAAGATTTCGAAAAATACCCTGTCACCATCGACCAGGATGTACAGCTACTGACAGAAGCAGGGTGTGATGTATTGTTCCTGCCATCTGTGCAGGAAATGTACCCGGAGGGGCTGACTGCCAAAATGCATTACGACTTTGGTACGCTGGAAACGGTGCTGGAAGGCGCAGCAAGGCCCGGGCACTTTCAGGGAGTAGGGCAGATAGTACATCAGTTGCTGAACCTGGTGCAGCCGGACAAATTATTTATGGGACAGAAAGATCTGCAGCAGTGTCTGATTATAAACCGATTGCTAAAGATTATTGATTCGCATGTGGAATTGGTGATCTGTCCTACACAAAGGGAAAATGATGGGTTGGCAATGAGTAGCCGGAACATGCGGTTAAATACGACTGAAAGGGTCAATGCCCTCCATTTATACCAGGGGTTGTCTTATATCAAGCATCACTATAAGAAGGAAGGCTTTAAAGAGATGAAGGAAAAAGCTGTC is a genomic window of Chitinophaga sp. LS1 containing:
- the panC gene encoding pantoate--beta-alanine ligase, whose protein sequence is MYLFKRKDELERHLTTARHAGKHIGFVPTMGALHRGHISLINAAKENSDLVVCSIFVNPTQFNDPKDFEKYPVTIDQDVQLLTEAGCDVLFLPSVQEMYPEGLTAKMHYDFGTLETVLEGAARPGHFQGVGQIVHQLLNLVQPDKLFMGQKDLQQCLIINRLLKIIDSHVELVICPTQRENDGLAMSSRNMRLNTTERVNALHLYQGLSYIKHHYKKEGFKEMKEKAVNELKTSGFEVDYVELISILEDGSVIFPETAATTPLYAVVAAKEVSSGVRLIDNIML
- a CDS encoding glycogen/starch synthase, translated to MSTKKRILFIAQEMSPYLELTDYAAMVNKMAIKSNESGLEVRVIMPRFGIINERRHRLHEVVRLSGINIVIEGDDYPLIIKVASLPNARLQVYFLDNEDYFKRKALFTDENDQFYDDNAARAVFFCKGALETVKKFGWPPDIIHCSGWMTSLIPLYLKTAYKKEPVFAHSKVVYSLEPNSFEDNLGAGFVKKATISNQIKEKDIELYKEGTNTALNRGAAKYADAVIMAGEKIDKKVVDELKAEKGKIILPYKKENEDLADYLQLYSQLLGK